Below is a genomic region from Bactrocera tryoni isolate S06 unplaced genomic scaffold, CSIRO_BtryS06_freeze2 scaffold_138, whole genome shotgun sequence.
GGATGGAGAGCCTGAAGTTTTTAAAGGACGTTGAAATGGAAAACTTGAAGTAGGTTTTGTATaatcttgttttatttatataattgtattatttattatatatgcattttcAGCACACAAGGCAATTATGGCACCGTGACTACAGAAGGTGACGACTCCTTCCTCAGCGACCTTGGCGAATCCGCCTGTAGCAGTATCAGTTTAAATATGCTTCCTCAATCACCGCAGACGCAGACGCAGACACAGACACAGACACAGACACAGACACAGACTGGACGGAAACGTAAAATAGAGGAATTGCTTGAAAGCTCGAATAGAGACTTTCAAAGAGTGACGACGTTAGCAGAGGAAATGTTGGTCGGTGGCACGGAGAGATCCGCcattcaaatagtttttgaaagcCTTGCCAAGCAGGCGGAGGGAGCTAACTTAAATAGCCTGGAAATGTCCGATTTACAACTCCAAATGTCTCAAACATTCCACCAATTTTTAGTAAATcgcaaaaaataagttttaaataaaagctcATTCTTtccaagtatataaaaaaagtacaaagttatttatttattttgtagttgttgtttttattatttcagcaCAAACAATTTTGAGGAATACAAATCCATACAGATTACGTAGAaccaacatatttattttataataaattcattgaattatttacttatttattaaagaagagataatttttaaagaagaatCTCGGGTATCAAAAGCACTTCGTCTTGCGTTAGCGCTTGATTTGATAATATCGTACTCTGATGTAATGGCGCTACAAATTGTCTCCACTGCCCTTCAATTTAGAATGCCACTTTCATTTTACGTGGTCAACGAAGTTATTGGGACAATAGAATTCGGCGTTATGGAACtttacaaaattatgtaaaattaatgtagCTCTAACTATGGTATTGGCATTTTCGGGAAACATATCCAAAGAATTATTGAGAACTCGCCATCTAGCCACTAAAATGCCAAATGTATTTTCTATGGTAACCCGCGCTCTGGATAAACATTTATTGAAGTGGTCTTTGTTTGCTTCCAAACACTTTCCCGGATATGGCCTCATCAAATGTTTTGTCAACGGAAAAGCAGCATCTCCCACATAATAAAATGGGAATTTTATCGCACTACGTGGAAGATTTTCTGCTTCTGGTAGGTTCATTGTTCCGTTTAATATTCTGTTTCCAAAACCACTGATTTTTAACACTCCGCCATCACTTTGGCTTCCGTAAGCTCCAATGTCTACTGCGGTGAATGTATATTTGCTATCACAAACGGCTGACAACACAATACTAAAATATTgcttataattaaaatacagtGATCCGGATTTTCGCGGACACTTGATTTGGACATGTTTGCCGTCAACAGCTCCTACAACATGAGGCATTCCTGTCTTGATGTAAAATGAATCGGCTATTTCCCTCCACTCATGTTCATTTGGTTACGCCAAATATATTCCTGAAAGTTCATCCCAAATGGCTGCGGatgtttccaataaaattttgcCAATTGTTGATACTCCTACTCGAAAAGCCCAAGCCAACATCTGGCGGCAAACTCCATCTATGAGTTgatgaacatatgtatttatttattataaaatttacaaacgaAATGTACTTACACTAATGTTATTGCCAGGCGACATTCTGCTGGTATTGGACGACGTATATGAAACTGTTTTTCTATACGCCTTTTAATTAAGCTTAGAAGAAGCTTAAATTGATCCACTTGCATCCGAGTAGCCTTTTGAAACTGAGAGGAatcattgttttttatatagatgaataaattattgaaaaaactatGCAGCTCTCTCTCATTTTCCGCATATATAGGAATCGTCCACACCCGTGTTTTTTTATCACTTATCGCGCacaagcttaaaatattaattaatttcttttgggCAACTAGAAGTAAAAGCAATTGTTGCaatctttttttctttccacttccattttaaaatttttaaatttcaatttatattatttattgcaatCAGCTGATTGTCAAAATTTACATTGCACATGTGTTTTGGCTGGAAAAAATAGTGCAGATCTGCACGCAGAATATCTGCACATGTAATTCCGGCATTAGGCAGAGCTAAGCTTAATTGTtcttacatgtatgtatgtataaatatattaaaggatAAAGGGAAATGAGGAATTAGAATAACGAGTAATGCCGTGGTGGATATGCAAAATTAGAGTGACCAGataacaattaatattaaatatttacaatgtttTCTCACCACAGTGGgtgaaatatatgtgtgtgtataaatttagtaaaacttAAGTATAACTAATAACTTAAGATTAATGCTACTCATTATTGGTAGTTCCATTATGAAAGGAGCTGCTCTGAACATCCTCCACCCGTTGAAAGGTTTAACTTTCAAAAGAATCATTGACAGGTAAAACGCACAGTTTGTTGATGGCTCGACGCGTCATGCCGGTAGAAGTACGAAGAACGGCTACTCTTGCGACCCCGTCTGTCCCAGTGACAATCTTCTGGATTTTCTTAAAGTGGCACAAGAGGTCTTAAATTAATTTCTGCTGAGATTTGACATACTAAGGTACGTAATTCTTCAAAACCGAGAAGTGATGAACCAACGGAGGGATAGAAGTgcctttttgccatttttactgCTGCCTCCCACAGGCCACCGAAATGTGGTGATCGAGGAGGCATGAAACGCCAATCTATCATATTATTGAGGCAGTAAGCGTGAACTTGATTGCGATGATTTTCACTAAGAAAGAGCTCTCGTAAATCCTTCAGCTCGTTCTTGGCGCCAACAAAATTTGTAGCATTGTCTGACCAAATGCAACTTGGTATGCCACGAGTAGCTATAAAGCGCTTAAGTGCATCAAGAAAAGAGCCTGTTGAAAGATCTTTCACCAGTTCCATCCACACGGCTTTTGTGGCGAAACAAATGAATACGCTAACATAGCATTTTTGAGGTGCTTTCTTACGCGTTTCGGGTTTGAAATAAAATGGTCCACAGTAGCCTATGCCCGTAACGATAAAGGGGCGCGATGCGTGGATGCGTTCCTTAGGCAAGTCAGCCATGATGTGCTCAACGAAGCGTGGTTTCGATCGCCaacaaataatacatttttgtagAACACTCGCAATAGTTTTTCTTCCACCTATAggccaaaattgcatacgaatGGATGCAAGTAGAGACTGAGGTCCTGCGTGGTGATACTTTCGATGAAAATGATGATTATTGACGACGTTAATGGATGATTCTTTGGTAGAATCATTGGATGACGTGCCTCAAAGTCTAATGTTGAGTTCTTTAAACGAGCCTCCAACTCGAATATTTCCAAAATCATCCAAAAATGGCGATAACGAAGCGATTTTACTTGATGTGTGTACAAAGTTGTTCTTCTTCAGGGCGACGATTTCTGACCTCAATTGCGCTCTTTGGACTAGGCGTATGAGCAATTGAGTCCCTTGATGGATATCTGTGAGTTGTAGAGCTGTGATCTTttcgatttttataaatttgtatatgtatccAAAGATATGCTGCATTGTTCCGAACGAGTTGATATATTTGAACGAAAAAGTTATGTCGGGTCTATCAGATGAGACGTGCAAAACCTTTTGACGAGTTTCTGGTAGAGATATATGAAGTGCGCATGGTTGTGGCCACGAAGATTCAAcgttttccaaaaattgtggACCATATGTCCAAAGTCTTGACCTTAGGAGCTCCTTTGGTGTAGCGCCCTTTGATAGGATGTCAGCTGGATTCATAGATGTCGGAACGTAACGCCACCGCATGCCTTCAGTTAGTTGTTATATGGCACAAATCCGATTGGCAACAAATTAGTTGAACTTGGAGGGTTCCTCTCGCAGCCATGAGAGAGCCACTGACGAATCCGACCAACAATAATAGGAACAatcaaatatattcattttttttttaaattcagatAATAATTGCGCCAGCAAGGCGGCCGCACAAAGCTCTAATTTGGGCACTGTCAGCGTTTTAAGAGGGGCGACACGAGCCTTGGAGCATAGCAAGTGAACTTTAATGTCGTCATCCTTAATTGAGCGAACGTAAACACAAGCGCCGTAGGCTTCCAGACTGGCATCACAAAATGCATGTATTTGAACAGTGGCGCCCGGCTGAAGAACATAGCGCGGAAATGATGTGTGTTGAAGATCAACAAAATCGTTGCAAAATGCTAACCATGCTGTGCATATGGAATGTGGTAAACTTTCATCCCAATCGAGCTTGTCTCTCCACATCCTTTGCAACAGAATTTTAGCTCTAGTAATTGTGGGGCCCATCAGACCTAATGGGTCGTAGAAACGTGCTATGGTAGACAATACGGAACGCTTGGAACATTTTTCCGATGTTTGCTGAGTCttgtatttaaacaaaaagaCGTCTTTCGATGGATTCCAAACAAGTCCGAGGGTTTTGACAATATCGCTGGATTCATCGAAACGAAGAAAACTTTCTCTATCAGCAACAGGAGTTTCGCTGAGAACATCTGAGTTGTTAGAGCACCCCTTTCTTAACTGAAAACGACCGTTAGAAAGTAGGTTTGTAGTTTGTTGCCTGATTTGTTGTGCTTCCTCTACTGAACTTCCTGCGGAAATAAGATCATCAACATAGAAATCACGAAGAATGATTTCTGAGCTCAGTGGGTAAGATGAGGATTCATCTAATGCTAGCTGATGCATAGTACGTATAGCCAAGAACGCAGCAGGCTTGGTGCCGTACGTGACAGTGTCTAACTTGTATATACGTAATTTTTCTTCTGGGGAATCTCGCCAAAGTATGCACTGAAGCATATTATCTGGAGGTGTTGCGCGAACACATCGATACATTTTGCAAATGTCCCCAGTGAGTGCAATTGGAAAGGTACGAAAACGAATAAGAATGTTGAAAAGTTTAGGTTGAATGGTAGGGCCAGTCATGAGTATGTCATTTAGTGATAACCCTGAAGTTGTGGCCGCAGAACCATCAAAAACAACTCGCAACTTCGTTGACGTACTATCATCCTTAATAACGCAATGATGAGGTAGAAAGTACCTGCACTTGGAAATCATTCTTTCAGAAACTAATGACATATGACCAAGGTGCTCATATTCCTTCATGAATGAGCTATATTTCGCCTTTAAATTAGGATTTCTACTAAGTTTGCGTTCGATATTCTCAAATCTGCGTCTAGCAGCTAAATATGAATCACCAAGTGAATCTAAGCTGCGCTTAATGGGTAAGCAAACCGAATACTCGCCCGATGATAGACGTgagtaattatttttgaaatgttccTCACACTCGAGGTCTTCTTTAGAAGTTTTGGTGATTGGTTCATGAACATGTTCAATTTCCCAAAAGCGGCGAACTAATTTGTCTAACTGGATATCTTTATCAATTCCAATAGATGATCTGCTGCCAACCACCAGATAAAACCCATCCCAGTCGAGTTTTTTGAAGAATGGGTAACCCAGGTGCCAACTTTATCTGCCCTACACAAATGAGTTCGACGAAAAGTCCTGCTCCGATGAGCATATCGATGCGCTGTGGTATATTGAAATCAGGATCAGCTAGTTGAATATTCGAAGGAACATTCCAATCATCGGTCATGACTGAAGTTCCAGGTTGATTATCAGTAATCGTTTGAGCGATAAGAGCAGTAATGTTTGTTGAGTAATCTGAAGTCTGCGACTTTAGTACGAGATTGACTGAGTATCCATCTGTAAGAAAATTTGCATCTCCAATTCCAGAAACCGGAGCGAAAGATTTAGATTTATGCAGTTGAAGTTGGTTTGCGAAGCGACTTGTGACGAAGTGAATCTGTGATCCAGAGTCCAAAAGTGAGCGACAAGGTACGAAAGTTCCGGCACGATTCTTTACTAAAACGGTTGCAGTAGCTAAGAGCACAACATCAGATGGAGATCGGGAAGCAGAGATGTCAGGCAGCGTTGCAGTCATGGCATTAGCTTGGACAGAGTTTGGTATTAATGATAATTCGTGACCATTAGCTGATGGTAAACGATTAAAATGTAAAAGCATGTGATGCTTTGAATGACATTTTCGACAAGAACTAGATTTGCAATCTCGCATCTGATGGCATTTCTTTAAACAGTTTAGACATAGTAAAAGTTTCTTAACTTCTTTCTGGCGAATGTTAGGCGAAAGATTTAAAAACCGTTgacaattataaattcaatgtTCAGCCTTTCCACAAAATACACAAACACCCAGTAAGCTATTCGAAGCAACAAAGGATTTTCTTTGAGGTGTACTCACAGTTTTTCCGGTTTTACCAAATGTTTCAGCTTGTGTTTGTAATGCATGCTCTACGTTCTCGAGGGTACGACATCGATGTTCTAAAAATGCAGCTAATGATTCCCACGATGGTAACTCGTTTATTGACCAACTTTCTTCCCATTTTGCTTGAGTTACTTTGTCCAACTTTTGAGTTAAAAATTGTACCACTATGCAGTCCGCTATTTGCTCTTTTAAACCAAGTGACTGcaacgcacatatgtatatgcgaattGACCTTGTCAGTCAACGCTCGTAGCTTGCCGACGGTACCATCTGCTTTGTCCATCCCGAAAATCTCCCTGATATGTGCCTGAAAAATAAGACGTTTATTATCAAATCGTTTAATGAGGAGATCTAATGCGATTTTATAATTAGCCTCATTTATTTCCAACGATCGTATTGTGAAGAGCAGCACCACTCAAGAAGGAACGCAAATGTTGCAATTTGTCCACATCGATTAGGTCGCTGTCCTTATCGATGACTGATGTGAATTATTGTAAGAAATTTGTCCACTCTACATATATAGGATCCACTGAATTTAGGCAACGTTAATTGAGGCAAACGTGAACGATTAGTTTTCACTATAATAGGCTGGAATTCATTGCTGTTCATCTTGAATGTGGAACAATGTTGAGAAGAGCTACGCTTTCCAATTTCACGTTGTCCTTCAACTGAACCAAATTCGTATCAAATTGGATAAGTAAATCACTTCCAATAGATTCAAAGTCATGCTCTTCCAAACTTGTGTGTGCAGCCAAGAAGTTAGATTCCAGTTTGTTAACTGAATCAATTATTGCTGCTAAAGCATATTCGTCCATGCTTTGGAACCGCTCCGAGTCCATATCAGCACATATGCATTCAAAGCGCTTAAACATGGCCTGTGTCctcaattttaaaaatgtcaCCCTGCCCATTGGTGAATGTTGACTTATGGGACTCTCATTTGCAGGAATGTCTGCAGCTGGAGTACCACCGATTGATTGGTTTAACGacatatacaataaaattaaccaattaaaaattaacGAAGTTGGGTGATCAGCGCGGCAAAGTATAACCGTACTGAACCGTTGAAGAAACTAGCGGCACCCGATAAACAGTGCCTATGGTTTTAAGTTACGTTAGAAATGACCGgtcaattttactttaatttccaAATTTACCGTATAAGCGCTTTCTAGAAATCACGCCACTATTTTGCCACAAATCAAATAGGTTTTAAACCACGAGTTTGATTTATCGATTGTTCACCTTAAAATATGTCCTCTAAATTATACTAGCACGGTGGCGCACGAACTAATAGTTTGATATTTAATGTTAAGATTTACTTTATCACCAATAAACACACGCAGCGATCACGCTGTTAAAGGATAAAGGGAAATGAGGAATTAGAATAACGAGTAATGCCGTGGTGGATATGCAAAATTAGAGTGACCAGataacaattaatattaaatatttacaatgtttTCTCACCACAGTGGgtgaaatatatgtgtgtgtataaatttagtaaaacgtaagtataaataataacttAAGATTATTGCTACTCATTATTGGTAGTTCCATTGTGAAAGGAGCTGCTCCGAACAGTCACTATTTGAGATATTCTGAAGCAAAATATCAATTTGTAACAAGTTCCTATTCTCAAAATGGTATCTAGATTTTCGTCACTaaatattgtctcaaatttgtcacctgatagttagcaggtcacaaaactaaaaagaattgttgtttgccattttgaatatacaagACATGTAATttatagagatcatcatagatatcaATCGATTGccgtttttatacattttgtaagcaactcataCTATATTTGGACCGACTCTGAAAACACAATTGTGGATTGTGGAATCTAAATCGGTCGGACCTACAATGTGTTTTCGA
It encodes:
- the LOC120780083 gene encoding uncharacterized protein LOC120780083 — protein: MADLPKERIHASRPFIVTGIGYCGPFYFKPETRKKAPQKCYVSVFICFATKAVWMELVKDLSTGSFLDALKRFIATRGIPSCIWSDNATNFVGAKNELKDLRELFLSENHRNQVHAYCLNNMIDWRFMPPRSPHFGGLWEAAVKMAKRHFYPSVGSSLLGFEELQNPEDCHWDRRGRKSSRSSYFYRHDASSHQQTVRFTCQ
- the LOC120780078 gene encoding uncharacterized protein LOC120780078 codes for the protein MFLGEKLKARWRTLRDKFYKDLKKKPSGSGVYSLHKKWKWMESLKFLKDVEMENLNTQGNYGTVTTEGDDSFLSDLGESACSSISLNMLPQSPQTQTQTQTQTQTQTQTGRKRKIEELLESSNRDFQRVTTLAEEMLVGGTERSAIQIVFESLAKQAEGANLNSLEMSDLQLQMSQTFHQFLVNRKK